One Pullulanibacillus sp. KACC 23026 DNA segment encodes these proteins:
- a CDS encoding TrkA family potassium uptake protein, translating to MDKRTQYAVFGLGRFGGSLVSELHSYGVEVLAVDVDPDRVEEYLSIATHAVQGNTTEENVLKSIGIRNFDYVIVSFGDNLQQSILTTLLLKEMGVKNVWVKAQNDYHHRVLEKIGADRIIHPERDMARRIAHHITSDKILDFIELSDEFSIVEVIASKKVANQSLVELDTRAQFGCTIVAIKTKDQIKVSPSANERIQADDVLVVIGHNRDIERFEKEGV from the coding sequence ATGGATAAGCGCACACAATATGCAGTATTTGGTCTTGGACGTTTTGGCGGGAGTTTAGTATCTGAACTGCACAGCTATGGTGTTGAAGTACTGGCAGTGGATGTAGACCCAGATCGTGTCGAAGAGTACCTGTCGATTGCCACTCATGCTGTACAAGGAAATACAACCGAGGAGAATGTCTTAAAATCGATTGGAATTCGAAATTTCGATTACGTCATCGTATCATTCGGTGATAACCTGCAACAAAGCATTTTAACAACTCTTCTGTTAAAAGAAATGGGTGTCAAAAATGTTTGGGTTAAAGCCCAAAACGATTATCATCATCGCGTTCTTGAGAAAATCGGAGCGGACCGCATTATCCATCCTGAACGTGACATGGCGAGGCGGATTGCCCATCACATTACTTCGGATAAGATATTAGATTTTATCGAGCTATCTGATGAGTTTAGCATTGTTGAGGTGATTGCGAGTAAAAAGGTAGCCAACCAATCTCTAGTAGAACTCGATACGCGCGCCCAATTTGGCTGTACGATTGTAGCGATTAAGACAAAGGACCAAATTAAAGTTTCGCCTTCTGCTAATGAGCGGATTCAAGCGGATGATGTTCTGGTTGTCATTGGACATAATAGAGACATTGAACGTTTCGAAAAAGAGGGTGTCTAA